One window of Strigops habroptila isolate Jane chromosome Z, bStrHab1.2.pri, whole genome shotgun sequence genomic DNA carries:
- the RPS23 gene encoding 40S ribosomal protein S23, whose amino-acid sequence MGKCRGLRTARKLRSHRRDQKWHDKQYKKAHLGTALKANPFGGASHAKGIVLEKVGVEAKQPNSAIRKCVRVQLIKNGKKITAFVPNDGCLNFIEENDEVLVAGFGRKGHAVGDIPGVRFKVVKVANVSLLALYKGKKERPRS is encoded by the exons ATGG GGAAGTGCCGAGGGCTCCGCACCGCCCGGAAGCTCCGCAGCCACCGCCGCGACCAGAAGTGGCACGACAAGCAGTACAAGAAGGCGCACTTGGGCACGGCGCTGAAGGCCAACCCCTTCGGCGGCGCCTCGCACGCCAAGGGCATCGTCCTGGAGAAAGT TGGCGTAGAAGCTAAACAGCCCAACTCTGCCATCAGGAAGTGTGTTAGAGTCCAGCTGATCAAGAACGGcaaaaaaataactgcttttgtTCCCAACGATGGGTGCCTGAACTTCATTGAG GAGAACGATGAAGTTCTGGTTGCTGGTTTCGGCCGGAAGGGTCATGCTGTTGGTGACATTCCTGGAGTTCGCTTCAAGGTTGTCAAAGTAGCCAATGTTTCTCTCTTGGCCTTGTACAAGGGCAAGAAGGAGAGACCAAGATCGTAA